One genomic region from Leptospiraceae bacterium encodes:
- a CDS encoding Nif3-like dinuclear metal center hexameric protein → MKRREILDYLNVLFQYRENTEKYATNGLQVEGNDEVQSIAFSVDASFGIIQKAVKENVDMLICHHGIFWPSLFSIEGQVKEKIQLFLENEISLVGMHLPLDRQPEIGNNICLANILEGENIREIASISYYGDWKMKKTIREIANILQEKLMGPIKLFDFSDGKAGSFVVCSGSGSSELRLLEQGDCEVFITGELRYEAIDEAKYKKISLISAGHYATETTGIQALQRKMSTELNLKTLFIEDRVDY, encoded by the coding sequence ATGAAACGCAGAGAAATTTTAGATTATTTAAATGTTCTATTTCAATACAGGGAAAATACGGAAAAGTATGCAACAAATGGCCTCCAAGTAGAAGGAAATGACGAAGTTCAATCTATCGCTTTTTCTGTTGATGCAAGCTTCGGAATCATTCAAAAAGCAGTAAAGGAAAATGTAGATATGCTGATCTGTCATCATGGAATCTTTTGGCCAAGTCTTTTTTCTATAGAAGGACAGGTAAAGGAAAAAATCCAATTGTTCCTGGAAAATGAGATTTCTCTTGTCGGGATGCATCTTCCCCTTGACAGACAACCTGAAATAGGTAATAATATTTGCCTGGCTAATATTTTAGAAGGAGAAAATATACGAGAAATTGCATCTATTTCTTATTACGGAGACTGGAAAATGAAGAAAACAATCCGGGAGATTGCAAATATCTTACAGGAAAAATTAATGGGACCGATAAAGTTATTTGACTTCTCCGATGGTAAGGCCGGCTCCTTTGTTGTATGTTCCGGGAGTGGTAGTTCGGAACTCAGGTTATTAGAGCAGGGAGATTGTGAGGTTTTCATCACAGGTGAACTGCGTTATGAAGCTATTGATGAAGCAAAATATAAAAAAATCAGTTTAATTTCAGCCGGACATTATGCAACCGAAACAACGGGAATACAGGCCCTGCAAAGGAAGATGAGTACGGAACTAAATTTAAAAACTTTATTTATTGAAGACAGAGTGGACTATTGA